The genomic window GCAGGAGCTCGATGTAGTCCTGGCCGCTGAGGGCGACCGGGACGTAGCCGCAGGACTCGATCAGCGCGGCGTACTTCTGGTTCGGCGTGAACAGCCGGCCAGGATGGTCGGGGTCGCGTAGTCCTTCGTGGGGGCGGTTCAACCACCTTGCGACGACCCACTCATCGAGCAGTTCCTGCAATTCGGGCAGTGACCACAGATTTTCCTTCTCCGGGTGCCGGCCGCGGTGGTCGGTGTTGCGGCCGGTGTGGCCGGGGAGGAACTGCGCGAACATCGTGGCGACCGAGCCCAGCATTTTCTCGATGTGGCCCTTCTCGAAGGGCGCGCCTTTGTGGGTCGGCTGGAAGTCGATCTCCAGGAACCGGCAGGAGGCTCGGAAGTTGCGTGAGATGAACGCCTTCCCGTGATCGCAGACGATCATTTCCGGGACGATCACCGGCTTGGCGGCCGCGTGTTTGAGGCGCTCGTCCAGGGTCAGCAGCCGCCGGTGCGGCAGAACGGAGCGGGACATCTTGAGCGCGTCCACCCAGCCCGGGCGCATCAGTTCCGGAGTAACAGTCCTGGCCAGCAACACGCTGGCGTCAACCGACTTCGTCGACGGCCGGAGAACGACCGCTGTCGGGGTCCGGGTCGCGACGTCGATCATCGCCGTGAGTTCGACCTTGCCGACGACCCCGTTGTCGAGGCGGACCATCACATCGAGCGGGGTGGAGTCGATCTGCATGACCTCGCCCGGGGCGCTGACGGTCAGTTCCCCGAACGGGACAGCCGCCGTGTGGGCCTTCGACCGGCGTGTGACGGCCGAGCCCGTTGCGTGGGTGCCCGCCGTCAGTTTCTCCACCAACCGGTAGAGCGTGGCCCGGGACGGCCACGTAACCGCATGTCCTTCCTGGGTCTGCTCTAGGATCTCCTTCGTCCTCCAGATCAGGTAGGACGCGGTCCGGGTGGAGGAGTCGACGCCTTCCTTGATGGCCTGACGCATCGCGTCCACCACCTCGGGGTCCACCGTCCCGAACTCCGGCCGCTTGCGGGCCGCGCGGCCATCAGCCAGCCCCGCAACCCCATCCTTCAGATAGCGGCGACGCAGCCGGGCGACCGTGCTGGCCGTCACCGGGTGCCCAGCCCTCGAAAGCTCCGAGGCCTTGGCCTTCTCCCGCCCGGTCAGCGACGTGCCCGGCCCGTACTCCTCGCGCGGTTCCGTCCCGGGCTCCGCGTCCGGCGGCAGTCCGTGCACCACTTCCAGGATGTGGCTCTCCCACCACAGTGCCTGTGTGACCGCTGCCGCCGGGAGCGCCTCCAGAACGGAAGAGGCCGGCAGCGGCATCCGCTCCGGACGGAACAAGACCTCGAAGTCCTCCGCCTCGAACAGCTCGATCAAGGCCACCACCCGGTGCGGATCCCCGGCATCCTCCAGGACCACGGCCTGGGCGGTCACCTCAAGAACCCCCCGGACCTGCCCATCGAATCGGACTCTCTCACCGACCACCAGAGTCGGCGGACGCGTCAACCGGCCCATCGCTGCCGCCCCTTCGCCCAGACCAGA from Streptomyces sp. NBC_01571 includes these protein-coding regions:
- a CDS encoding Mu transposase C-terminal domain-containing protein; the encoded protein is MGRLTRPPTLVVGERVRFDGQVRGVLEVTAQAVVLEDAGDPHRVVALIELFEAEDFEVLFRPERMPLPASSVLEALPAAAVTQALWWESHILEVVHGLPPDAEPGTEPREEYGPGTSLTGREKAKASELSRAGHPVTASTVARLRRRYLKDGVAGLADGRAARKRPEFGTVDPEVVDAMRQAIKEGVDSSTRTASYLIWRTKEILEQTQEGHAVTWPSRATLYRLVEKLTAGTHATGSAVTRRSKAHTAAVPFGELTVSAPGEVMQIDSTPLDVMVRLDNGVVGKVELTAMIDVATRTPTAVVLRPSTKSVDASVLLARTVTPELMRPGWVDALKMSRSVLPHRRLLTLDERLKHAAAKPVIVPEMIVCDHGKAFISRNFRASCRFLEIDFQPTHKGAPFEKGHIEKMLGSVATMFAQFLPGHTGRNTDHRGRHPEKENLWSLPELQELLDEWVVARWLNRPHEGLRDPDHPGRLFTPNQKYAALIESCGYVPVALSGQDYIELLPAAWRAVNAYGIRINNRTYDAPELGPMRRHHSGVTAKRGLWEVHRDPYDVSRVWVRNHRGDGGWVQATWKYLNRAPVPFGDLAWDHVSHQLPKATEEELAEAVAALLTRAHAGPTQVAEGKKSKKNKPSKRDRQVTARTRATAPAVISPQPEPSQETAGEPVAEEQQEDEEPMAEVIPLGLFDPLEDPWRRP